A stretch of the Blastocatellia bacterium genome encodes the following:
- the hemW gene encoding radical SAM family heme chaperone HemW — protein MSLMAGLYLHIPFCHSKCTYCSFITGGYEDLLAERYLNSLILEIKALSNRLSNKERQIDTIYFGGGTPSIIAPSWITKLLEHCYQYFSIAPNSEITIEVNPADINLDHLQSYQKIGINRVSVGIQSFIDKQLKEIGRDHSASQASQAVKKLRQAGFNNISLDLIAGLPNQSLEEWQYNLSEAISLEPEHLSIYLLEIKAGTTLSAQIKSGRLAMPDEDLAAEMYETLVDTLTTNGYLHYEISNFAKQRNNSLLYSRHNTKYWLDIPYYGLGVSAHSYHNQERYFNVQSTNTYISNINSTGQAMAEKIALNTEERVREALMLRLRLIKGVNLLEFQESYQFDVMANYQDSFKEMIENNLLEIKDGYLRLTRKGILYSNEVFQLFV, from the coding sequence ATGTCCTTAATGGCTGGACTTTATTTACATATTCCATTTTGTCACTCTAAATGCACTTACTGTAGTTTTATTACAGGTGGTTATGAGGATCTTCTAGCGGAACGTTACTTAAATTCACTAATTTTAGAAATAAAAGCTCTTTCTAATCGTCTATCTAACAAAGAACGTCAAATTGACACAATTTATTTTGGTGGTGGAACACCTTCAATAATTGCTCCTAGTTGGATTACTAAGCTTTTAGAACATTGTTATCAATATTTTAGCATTGCTCCAAACTCAGAAATTACCATAGAAGTAAACCCTGCTGATATTAACTTAGATCACTTACAAAGCTATCAAAAAATTGGGATTAACCGCGTTAGTGTTGGTATTCAATCATTTATTGATAAGCAATTAAAAGAAATTGGGCGTGACCATTCCGCTAGTCAAGCTAGTCAAGCTGTTAAAAAGCTACGCCAGGCAGGGTTTAACAATATTAGCTTAGATTTAATAGCAGGCTTACCTAATCAAAGCCTTGAAGAATGGCAATATAATTTATCTGAGGCTATAAGTTTAGAACCTGAGCATTTATCTATTTATTTGCTAGAAATAAAAGCAGGAACCACGCTTTCAGCCCAAATTAAATCAGGTAGACTTGCAATGCCTGATGAAGATTTAGCAGCAGAAATGTATGAAACTTTAGTTGATACCTTAACAACTAATGGATATTTGCATTATGAAATTTCAAATTTTGCAAAACAAAGAAATAATTCCCTGCTCTATTCCCGACATAATACAAAATACTGGTTAGATATTCCTTACTATGGCTTAGGTGTAAGCGCACATTCCTATCACAACCAAGAACGCTATTTTAATGTCCAATCAACTAATACTTACATAAGCAATATTAATAGCACTGGTCAAGCTATGGCAGAAAAAATAGCATTAAACACAGAAGAAAGAGTTCGGGAAGCATTAATGCTTAGGTTACGTTTAATAAAAGGTGTAAATTTGTTAGAGTTTCAAGAGTCTTATCAATTTGATGTAATGGCAAATTATCAAGATAGCTTTAAAGAAATGATAGAAAACAACTTATTAGAAATAAAAGACGGTTATCTTCGGCTAACACGTAAAGGAATACTTTATTCTAATGAGGTTTTTCAGCTATTTGTTTAG
- the gatC gene encoding Asp-tRNA(Asn)/Glu-tRNA(Gln) amidotransferase subunit GatC has product MSITKQDVEKIATLANLALTEEEKDCFTGQLSSIVDYIEQLNQLDTVGVEPMSHSTLSGDSTYSMREDKLVPSLGQTLALANAPDGEDGHFKVPKVIG; this is encoded by the coding sequence ATGTCTATTACAAAACAAGATGTAGAAAAAATTGCTACATTAGCTAACTTAGCATTAACTGAAGAAGAAAAAGATTGTTTTACTGGTCAACTTTCATCAATAGTTGATTATATAGAACAGCTTAACCAGCTTGATACTGTAGGAGTTGAACCTATGTCACACAGCACTCTTTCTGGTGATAGTACTTATTCAATGCGTGAAGATAAACTTGTGCCATCTTTAGGACAGACTTTAGCTCTAGCAAATGCTCCTGATGGTGAAGATGGACATTTTAAGGTGCCTAAAGTGATTGGTTAA
- the tsaE gene encoding tRNA (adenosine(37)-N6)-threonylcarbamoyltransferase complex ATPase subunit type 1 TsaE, with translation MGESLEKSVVFILTGDLGAGKTVFTKGLAAGLDIDPKDVNSPTFTLVNEHFGRMQLIHLDLYRLPDGIDAAMGIGLDELLSQNAVVVIEWGEKLGKFPITGSYQINIYCPTANQRQIEIKPQN, from the coding sequence ATTGGCGAATCTTTAGAAAAATCTGTAGTTTTTATTTTAACTGGCGATTTGGGAGCAGGAAAAACTGTATTTACTAAAGGTTTAGCGGCTGGGCTAGATATAGATCCAAAGGATGTTAACAGCCCGACGTTTACCTTAGTTAATGAGCACTTTGGACGCATGCAGCTAATTCATTTAGACCTTTATCGTCTGCCTGATGGTATAGATGCAGCAATGGGAATTGGATTAGATGAACTGCTATCACAAAATGCAGTAGTAGTAATTGAGTGGGGAGAAAAGCTAGGCAAATTTCCTATTACTGGAAGTTATCAAATAAACATCTATTGCCCAACAGCTAATCAACGTCAAATAGAAATTAAACCTCAAAACTAG
- a CDS encoding NAD(P)H-hydrate dehydratase, producing the protein MTAIDRSFIIFTIMKVLTASQMQQVDRLTTEQFGVLGLTLMETAGVGAVVAIANKFNPISEKRVKIFCGRGNNGGDGAVVARHLWLQGATVELFLFSKLEETKGDAYINFNAIKQLATVENPKLSYKEVLAIEDLENSFNSFCDIYIDALFGTGASRPLTGIFQTLVEKLNQTQKPIVAIDIPSGLSADKENIIGPTIKASLTTTMTAPKVANILPPAKYYNGELVIVPIGSPDSLINGCGSQLNLVEEKEITNFLTSTHRANGVFKNSLGHVLVIAGGRGKIGAAGLTAEAVLRAGAGLVTLVVPESCQQALSSNIALEIMTEGVTENSQGLISEQSLTKILELADKKQLIAIGPGLGVSEDSRNLLYNLVLQRPCPLVIDADGLNSLAPWPKNLIGSQQKPIVITPHPGELARLLSLTTSEISTDRINLVRKFAKEQQIIVVLKGEHSLIAAPDGEVYINPTANAGMATAGSGDVLTGIIAGLLAQAPNQALMSTIAGVYLHGLSGDLAAQSLGQRSLIASDITKNLSQAIISLGGRLEKQNISHPIG; encoded by the coding sequence TTGACAGCCATTGACCGATCTTTTATTATCTTCACTATTATGAAGGTTTTAACAGCATCCCAAATGCAACAAGTTGATCGCCTTACTACAGAGCAGTTTGGCGTTTTAGGTTTAACTTTAATGGAAACTGCTGGCGTTGGGGCGGTAGTAGCAATAGCTAATAAATTTAATCCTATTTCAGAAAAACGAGTAAAAATCTTTTGTGGACGAGGAAATAATGGTGGAGATGGGGCCGTAGTAGCAAGACATCTATGGTTACAAGGAGCAACTGTTGAGCTTTTTCTTTTTAGTAAATTAGAAGAAACTAAAGGGGATGCTTACATCAACTTTAATGCTATAAAACAATTAGCTACTGTAGAAAATCCTAAATTATCTTATAAAGAGGTTTTAGCTATTGAAGATCTTGAAAATAGTTTTAACTCATTTTGTGACATATACATAGACGCTCTTTTTGGAACAGGAGCATCACGACCATTAACAGGAATTTTTCAGACACTAGTAGAAAAACTTAACCAAACTCAAAAGCCAATTGTTGCAATTGATATTCCCTCTGGACTTAGTGCAGACAAAGAAAATATTATCGGGCCAACAATAAAAGCTTCTTTAACAACAACTATGACGGCTCCAAAAGTAGCCAATATTTTACCACCTGCAAAATACTATAATGGTGAGTTGGTTATTGTGCCTATTGGCTCACCAGATAGTTTAATAAACGGTTGTGGTTCACAACTTAATTTAGTAGAAGAAAAAGAAATAACTAATTTTCTTACAAGCACTCATCGTGCTAATGGGGTATTTAAAAATAGTCTTGGACATGTTTTAGTAATTGCTGGGGGACGAGGTAAAATTGGGGCTGCTGGTCTTACGGCTGAAGCGGTATTACGTGCTGGGGCAGGGCTAGTTACTTTGGTTGTACCTGAGTCTTGTCAACAAGCTTTATCTAGCAATATTGCTTTAGAAATTATGACAGAAGGAGTTACAGAAAACTCCCAGGGATTAATTTCTGAGCAAAGTTTGACCAAAATTTTAGAATTAGCTGATAAAAAGCAGTTAATTGCTATAGGCCCTGGTCTTGGAGTTAGCGAAGATTCTCGCAATCTACTCTATAATTTAGTTTTACAAAGACCTTGTCCATTAGTAATTGATGCTGATGGGTTAAATTCCCTTGCCCCTTGGCCTAAAAATTTAATAGGTTCTCAGCAAAAACCAATTGTTATTACTCCTCATCCTGGTGAATTGGCAAGACTATTAAGTTTAACTACTAGTGAAATTAGCACAGACCGAATTAATTTAGTACGCAAATTTGCTAAAGAACAACAAATAATAGTGGTATTAAAAGGCGAGCATAGCCTGATTGCTGCACCTGATGGAGAGGTATATATTAATCCTACGGCTAATGCAGGAATGGCAACGGCTGGATCTGGGGATGTTTTAACAGGTATTATTGCTGGACTTTTAGCTCAAGCCCCAAATCAAGCATTAATGTCAACAATTGCTGGGGTTTATTTGCATGGCTTATCTGGAGATTTAGCGGCTCAAAGCTTAGGACAACGAAGTTTAATAGCTTCAGATATAACTAAAAATTTATCTCAAGCAATAATTTCTTTAGGAGGTAGGTTAGAAAAGCAGAACATTTCTCACCCAATCGGCTGA
- the rpmG gene encoding 50S ribosomal protein L33 produces MPRDNIILQCGDCKNRNYTTTKNKKKTTGRLEFSKFCRFCRKHTAHKETK; encoded by the coding sequence ATGCCAAGAGATAACATTATTTTACAGTGTGGTGATTGCAAAAACCGTAACTACACTACAACCAAAAACAAAAAGAAAACTACAGGTCGTTTAGAATTTTCTAAATTCTGTCGTTTTTGTCGTAAACATACAGCACATAAAGAGACAAAATAA
- the secE gene encoding preprotein translocase subunit SecE: MSEVTEVTSPKPEPSGKVEQVKQFYTDVQTELKKVSWPSRQEVYNTTVIVLIAVFFFGFFLWGSDYIISLVFKFLTDLLT, translated from the coding sequence ATGAGTGAAGTGACAGAAGTCACCAGTCCAAAACCAGAACCTTCTGGTAAAGTGGAACAAGTTAAGCAGTTTTATACAGATGTACAAACTGAACTAAAAAAAGTTTCTTGGCCGTCGCGCCAGGAAGTTTATAACACTACAGTAATAGTATTAATAGCTGTGTTCTTTTTTGGGTTTTTCTTGTGGGGATCAGACTATATTATAAGTTTAGTTTTCAAATTTTTAACAGATCTCTTAACATAA
- the nusG gene encoding transcription termination/antitermination protein NusG codes for MPKKWFIIHTYSGFERKVKESLDNRIKAYTMDDEIVQVLVPEETVVEMRGNKKVETKRLIFPGYVLVEIECDEKGEMSDKAWHTVKSTPKVTSFVGGQKPTPLTEQEVDQIVHHVTEAAEKPKPKFTFSSGETVRIIDGPFTSFTGIVEEVNGDKNTLKVMVTIFGRATPVELDFLQVEKHTFTEE; via the coding sequence ATGCCAAAAAAATGGTTTATTATTCATACATATTCTGGATTTGAAAGAAAAGTCAAAGAAAGTCTTGATAATCGAATTAAGGCTTACACAATGGATGATGAGATAGTTCAAGTTCTTGTCCCAGAAGAAACCGTTGTGGAAATGCGTGGCAATAAAAAAGTAGAAACAAAAAGACTGATTTTTCCAGGATATGTTTTAGTAGAAATAGAATGTGATGAAAAAGGAGAGATGTCAGATAAGGCATGGCATACAGTTAAAAGCACTCCTAAGGTGACAAGTTTTGTAGGTGGGCAAAAACCAACACCACTTACTGAACAAGAAGTAGACCAAATAGTTCATCATGTTACTGAAGCAGCAGAAAAACCCAAACCAAAATTTACTTTTAGCTCTGGTGAAACGGTTCGTATAATAGACGGGCCATTTACTAGTTTTACTGGGATTGTTGAAGAAGTAAATGGAGACAAAAATACTCTAAAAGTTATGGTTACTATTTTTGGGCGTGCTACTCCAGTAGAATTAGATTTTCTTCAAGTGGAAAAACATACATTTACAGAAGAATAA
- the rplK gene encoding 50S ribosomal protein L11, producing MKKITAYVKLQVPAGKANPAPPIGPALGQHGVNIMEFCKQFNARTAQMGDINIPVVITIYSDRSFTFITKTPPAADLIKKTLGLSKGSAKPNRDKVGKISRSQIKEIAETKLPDLNCTDVNSAMRTIEGTAKSLGLEIVD from the coding sequence ATGAAAAAAATTACCGCTTATGTGAAATTGCAGGTTCCAGCAGGAAAAGCTAATCCAGCACCACCTATTGGCCCGGCCCTGGGTCAACATGGTGTAAACATTATGGAATTTTGTAAGCAGTTCAATGCTAGAACGGCTCAAATGGGTGATATTAATATTCCTGTTGTCATCACTATATACTCGGATCGTTCTTTTACTTTTATAACAAAAACACCTCCAGCCGCAGACCTAATTAAGAAAACACTTGGTTTATCTAAAGGTTCTGCAAAACCAAATCGTGACAAAGTAGGAAAAATTTCTCGTAGTCAAATAAAAGAAATTGCTGAAACAAAATTACCTGATCTTAACTGTACAGATGTTAATTCTGCAATGAGAACAATAGAAGGTACAGCAAAAAGCTTAGGTTTAGAGATAGTAGACTAA
- a CDS encoding 50S ribosomal protein L1: protein MSKDGKKYKQALTQIDVQKAYALAEGLSLAKKVAFAKFDETLEVTMVLGVDPRKADQMVRGTVVLPHGLGKSKRVCVIASGDKQKEAREAGADVVGGEELVAKIKEGWLDFDAVIATPDVMKVVGTLGKILGPRGLMPNPKTGTVTFDVTKAITETKAGKVEFRVDKTGVIHVPVGKVSFAEEKIYENAKVLVDAVVKAKPQTSKGRYVKGVYVGTTMGPGIKIDSSGL from the coding sequence ATGTCAAAAGACGGAAAAAAGTATAAACAAGCTCTTACTCAAATTGATGTGCAAAAAGCTTATGCTTTAGCAGAAGGTTTATCTTTAGCTAAAAAAGTTGCTTTTGCAAAATTTGATGAGACACTTGAAGTTACTATGGTTCTAGGGGTTGACCCTCGCAAAGCAGATCAAATGGTAAGAGGAACAGTTGTACTTCCTCATGGCCTTGGTAAATCAAAAAGAGTTTGTGTTATTGCTAGCGGAGATAAACAAAAAGAAGCCAGAGAAGCAGGTGCTGATGTAGTTGGTGGAGAAGAACTAGTTGCCAAAATTAAGGAAGGTTGGCTAGATTTTGATGCCGTTATTGCTACACCAGATGTAATGAAAGTAGTTGGTACTTTAGGAAAAATACTTGGCCCTAGAGGTTTAATGCCAAATCCTAAAACAGGGACAGTTACTTTTGATGTGACTAAAGCTATTACAGAAACAAAAGCTGGTAAAGTAGAGTTTCGTGTAGATAAAACAGGTGTAATACATGTTCCTGTAGGCAAAGTTTCATTTGCAGAAGAAAAAATCTATGAAAATGCTAAAGTCTTAGTAGATGCTGTAGTAAAGGCTAAACCACAAACTAGTAAAGGCCGATATGTAAAAGGTGTTTACGTTGGTACTACAATGGGCCCAGGCATAAAAATTGATAGTAGCGGTTTATAG
- a CDS encoding 50S ribosomal protein L10, with translation MDKKGKQEELDILKADFNKANNVFLVNFQGLTVANDTVLRSEMRKNNVKYKVVKNTLAQKAAIGTAMDALNKNFTGPTAIAVFDDPVTLAKLVSKFAKDYAQFSFKAGIVEGRAIDVKDLEALVNMPSKEQLLSKLMFLINSGAQRIASATSGVARNLAVVMGQIRDQKESQ, from the coding sequence ATGGATAAAAAAGGTAAACAAGAAGAATTAGATATTCTAAAAGCGGATTTTAATAAAGCTAATAATGTTTTTTTGGTGAACTTCCAAGGACTAACTGTAGCTAACGACACAGTTTTACGTAGTGAAATGCGTAAAAACAATGTTAAATACAAAGTTGTTAAAAACACTTTAGCCCAAAAAGCAGCTATTGGAACTGCAATGGATGCACTAAATAAAAACTTTACCGGGCCAACGGCAATAGCAGTTTTTGATGATCCTGTCACATTAGCAAAACTTGTTTCAAAGTTTGCTAAAGACTATGCTCAATTTAGTTTTAAGGCTGGTATTGTAGAGGGTCGTGCTATTGATGTTAAAGATTTAGAAGCTTTAGTAAATATGCCTTCTAAAGAACAATTGCTCTCAAAACTTATGTTTTTAATTAACTCTGGAGCACAGCGAATTGCTAGTGCTACTTCTGGAGTAGCTCGTAATTTGGCTGTGGTGATGGGCCAGATTCGTGATCAAAAAGAATCTCAATAA
- the rplL gene encoding 50S ribosomal protein L7/L12, producing MASEKLQGILDQVKSLTLLEAAELVKMMEEAFGVSAAAAAVAAAPAAAAEAAPVVEEKTEFDVVLASIGANKINVIKVVREITSLGLKEAKDLVEAAPKAVKEAVSKDEAEAIKKNLAESGATVEIK from the coding sequence ATGGCGTCAGAAAAATTGCAAGGAATTTTAGATCAAGTTAAAAGTTTAACCCTTTTAGAAGCTGCTGAATTAGTCAAAATGATGGAAGAAGCTTTTGGTGTTTCAGCCGCTGCTGCTGCTGTTGCTGCTGCTCCTGCTGCTGCTGCTGAGGCTGCTCCTGTAGTTGAAGAGAAGACAGAATTTGATGTAGTCTTAGCTAGCATTGGTGCAAATAAAATCAATGTTATCAAAGTAGTACGTGAAATTACTTCTTTAGGCTTAAAAGAAGCTAAAGATTTAGTTGAAGCTGCTCCTAAAGCTGTTAAAGAAGCTGTTTCTAAAGATGAAGCAGAAGCTATCAAAAAGAACTTAGCCGAATCTGGGGCAACAGTTGAGATTAAGTAG